Proteins co-encoded in one Bos taurus isolate L1 Dominette 01449 registration number 42190680 breed Hereford chromosome X, ARS-UCD2.0, whole genome shotgun sequence genomic window:
- the LOC107132045 gene encoding UDP-N-acetylglucosamine transferase subunit ALG13 homolog isoform X1 encodes MKCVFVTVGTTSFDDLIACVSAHDSLQIIQSLGYNRLVLQIGRGKVVPEPFSTESFTLDVYRYKDSLKEDLQKADLVISHAGAGSCLETLEKRKPLIVVINERLMNNHQLELAKQLHKDGHLFYCTCSMLPGLLQSMDLSTLNCFPPGQPEKFSAFLDKVVGLQK; translated from the exons ATGAAGTGCGTTTTTGTTACTGTAGGGACCACCAGCTTTGACGACCTCATTGCGTGTGTATCGGCGCACGACAGTCTGCAA ataATCCAGAGCCTTGGGTACAACCGACTTGTCCTACAAATAGGTAGAGGAAAGGTGGTACCTGAACCATTCAGTACTGAGTCATTCACTCTGGATGTTTACAGGTATAAGGATTCACTGAAGGAAGACCTTCAGAAAGCAGATCTTGTTATTAGTCACGCAG GTGCAGGAAGCTGTTTGGAGACTTTGGAGAAAAGAAAGCCACTTATAGTGGTTATAAATGAACGGTTGATGAACAATCATCAACTGGAATTGGCAAAGCAGCTACACAAAGACGGGCATCTCTTCTACTGTACCTGCAG cATGCTTCCTGGGCTGTTACAGTCAATGGACTTATCAACACTGAACTGTTTTCCTCCTGGCCAGCCAGAAAAATTTTCTGCATTTTTGGATAAAGTTGTTGGATTACAAAAATAA
- the LOC107132045 gene encoding UDP-N-acetylglucosamine transferase subunit ALG13 homolog isoform X2: MKCVFVTVGTTSFDDLIACVSAHDSLQIIQSLGYNRLVLQIGRGKVVPEPFSTESFTLDVYRYKDSLKEDLQKADLVISHAGAGSCLETLEKRKPLIVVINERLMNNHQLELAKQLHKDGHLFYCTCRSILEFSKN; this comes from the exons ATGAAGTGCGTTTTTGTTACTGTAGGGACCACCAGCTTTGACGACCTCATTGCGTGTGTATCGGCGCACGACAGTCTGCAA ataATCCAGAGCCTTGGGTACAACCGACTTGTCCTACAAATAGGTAGAGGAAAGGTGGTACCTGAACCATTCAGTACTGAGTCATTCACTCTGGATGTTTACAGGTATAAGGATTCACTGAAGGAAGACCTTCAGAAAGCAGATCTTGTTATTAGTCACGCAG GTGCAGGAAGCTGTTTGGAGACTTTGGAGAAAAGAAAGCCACTTATAGTGGTTATAAATGAACGGTTGATGAACAATCATCAACTGGAATTGGCAAAGCAGCTACACAAAGACGGGCATCTCTTCTACTGTACCTGCAG AAGTATATTAGAATTCAGCAAGAACTGA
- the LOC107132045 gene encoding UDP-N-acetylglucosamine transferase subunit ALG13 homolog isoform X3, with the protein MNNHQLELAKQLHKDGHLFYCTCSMLPGLLQSMDLSTLNCFPPGQPEKFSAFLDKVVGLQK; encoded by the exons ATGAACAATCATCAACTGGAATTGGCAAAGCAGCTACACAAAGACGGGCATCTCTTCTACTGTACCTGCAG cATGCTTCCTGGGCTGTTACAGTCAATGGACTTATCAACACTGAACTGTTTTCCTCCTGGCCAGCCAGAAAAATTTTCTGCATTTTTGGATAAAGTTGTTGGATTACAAAAATAA